In Arachis hypogaea cultivar Tifrunner chromosome 2, arahy.Tifrunner.gnm2.J5K5, whole genome shotgun sequence, a genomic segment contains:
- the LOC112737578 gene encoding uncharacterized protein has translation MENCSYEKVGLNLEATELRLGLPGSADEHDEKLSSCSYSSSSSSSVVIRSKKRSSPEESIDDEEELKSNKRTMISHHNDDQDKNVPPSKAQVVVGWPPIRSYRKNNGVQQQQQEQKKKGEEVYVKVSMAGAPYLRKIDLNFYNTYQQLLLALENMFNCTFGEYSEREGYNGSEFAPTYEDKDGDWMLVGDVPWNMFISSCKRLRIVKGSEAKGLGCL, from the exons atGGAGAATTGTAGCTATGAGAAAGTAGGTTTGAACCTTGAGGCAACAGAGTTGAGGCTGGGTTTGCCAGGCAGTGCTGATGAACATGATGAGAAACTCTCATCATGTAgttactcctcatcatcatcatcaagtgtTGTTATTAGAAGCAAGAAGAGATCTTCACCTGAAGAATCCATTGATGATGAGGAAGAGCTCAAAAGCAACAAGAGAACCATGATTTCTCATCATAATGATGACCAAGACAAAAATGTCCCACCCTCAAA AGCACAAGTAGTAGTGGGGTGGCCACCAATTAGATCTTACAGGAAGAACAATGgtgtacaacaacaacaacaagaacaaaagaagaagggagaagaggTGTATGTGAAAGTGAGCATGGCAGGTGCACCTTACTTGAGGAAGATTGATCTCAATTTTTATAATACCTACCAACAATTACTCTTGGCTTTGGAAAATATGTTCAACTGCACTTTTG gTGAATATTCAGAAAGAGAAGGCTACAATGGATCTGAATTTGCTCCAACTTATGAAGACAAAGATGGTGATTGGATGTTGGTTGGAGATGTGCCATGGAA CATGTTCATTTCTTCCTGCAAGAGGCTAAGGATTGTGAAAGGATCAGAAGCTAAGGGATTGGGTTGTTTATGA